AGCTTTATATCAGTATTTGAATGAAGATAACGAAGCAAAAACGCTGCAAGACCTTTTGGTTGATGCAGATATCTTTATTGGTGTGTCGATTGCGAACCTATTAACATCACAAGATATTGCATCAATGCGTAAGGATGCGATTGTGTTTGCACTTGCCAACCCAAATCCAGAAATTCCTTATGATGAAGCAATAAAAGGTGGTGCTCGTATTGTAGGGACAGGACGATCGGATTATCCAAATCAAATCAATAACGTTCTTGCATTCCCAGGAATATTTAAAGGGGCAATGTCGGTTCGAGCTACAGAAATTAATGCCCCCATGAAACTTGCGGCTGCAGAAGCCATTGCATCACTCATTTGTACAGAGGAACTCAAGGAAACGTATATTATACCAAGTGTCCTTGATCCTCGTGTTGTGGAAGAAGTATCTCAAGCAGTAGCGCAAAAAGCGCTTGAAACAGGTGTTGTAAAGGAGGACTAAATGTCAACATTTGAAGATAAGTTTGGAAAGATTGATATTCCGGAAGGCGCGTTGTGGGGTGTTAATACACAACGAAGCTTACAAAATTTTCCGATTGGTCAAGAAACGATGCCTGAATCATTGATTGAAGCTTTAATTGTATTAAAGAAAGTATCAGCCAAAGTACACCGCGTTCATCATAAAATGGATGAGGATATCGCTAAAGTGATTGTGGAAGCGTGTGATTATCTTCTGGATGGTGACTTGAAGGAAGCATTTCCGCTTTCCATCTGGCAAACTGGAAGTGGTACCCAAACAAATATGAATGTGAATGAAGTGATTGCTCATCTTGCGAATACACGATTTCACGGACATCACGTTCATCCCAATGATCATGTGAACCAGGGACAAAGTTCCAATGATATCTTTCCAAGTGCAATGCATATCAGTACGGTATTGTTGGTAAAAAACAGTCTCATGCTAAGTTTGGAGGACATGATTGAAACCTTTGATGCACTGATTGATCAATATGGTCTTGTGATGAAAACCGGTCGAACACATCTTCAAGATGCAACACCGATTACTTTTGGCCAAGAGCTTGGTGCTTGGCGACATATGTACCAAGAGGGTCTTGACCAATTGAATCAGTGTCTTGAATCCTTACAGCCACTTGCAATGGGAGCAACAGCGGTAGGTACGGGTTTAAATTCTTATGAAGGTTTTGATCAAGCAATATGTGATGAACTTAACCAAATGTATCACGAATCATTTAGACCTTCTGTCAATAAATTCCATGCGATCAGTTCTAAAGATAGTTTTGTTTTCCTTCAGGGTGCTCTTGCAGCCATTGCCTCAAATAGTCTGAAAATGGCGAATGATATTCGTTTTCTTGCTAGTGGACCACGTTGTGGTTTGGGAGAAATCTCTATGCCGGAAAATGAAGCCGGTAGTTCCATCATGCCTGGGAAGGTAAATCCAACTCAGTGTGAAGCTTTAATGATGGTGTGTGCCCAAGTTATGGGAAATCAAACCGCGGTCACAGTCGGTGCGGCTTTGGGTAATTTTCAGTTGAATACGTTTATGCCGTTAATTATTCATAACACTACCCAATCAATATGTTTACTTTCAGATGCACTTAATTCCTTTAACCTTCGTTGTTTACAAGGCATCGAGGTTGATAAAGAAAAAATGTCAGATAACCTACACAAATCACTGATGACAGCAACATTTTTAAACCGTAAGTTCGGTTACGATCACACTGCGAAAATTGTGAATCAAGCCCATCAAGAGGGAAAAAGTATAAAAACGGTTGTGGTAGAGTCGGGTGCTATGGGTGACGATGAATTTGATGCATTCTTTGATTATCAAAAAATGATACAACCGGATTAAATCACTTAAAACTTAAATACAAAATGGAGATCGGTATGAAAAACCAAAATGTTCGGATTGAATATGATTCATTAGGAAGTGTTAAGGTTCCAAAAGATGCTTTATATGGTGCACAAACAGTACGTGCACTCCAAAATTTTCAGATTACAGGAAGACACGTTAATGATATGATGTACCTAGCATTAGCACAGGTAAAAAAAGCATGTGCGCTTGCGAATAAATCGGTTGGGGAATTGGATGGCCCCCGCTGTGATGCGATTGTTTTTGCGTGTGATGAGATTATCAGTGGTAAGTACAAAGAAGCCTTTATTACTGATGCAATCCAAGGTGGTGCAGGAACGTCCATGAATATGAATGTGAACGAAATTATCGCAAATCGGGCAGCACAAATATTAAATAGACCCATTGGCGTCTATGATTACATTCACCCAAACGATCATGTAAATCGGGCGCAATCCACAAACGATATCATTCCAACGGCAGGAAAACTAACCGTTTTAAATCTAGGACTGTTACTCGTCGAAGAAATGATCTTTCTTGCTGATACATTTCATGCGAAAGCCCTTGAATTTAGTAACATCATCAAAGTTGGACGCACCCATCTACAAGATGCTGTCCTCATATCAATGGGTCAAGTTTTCCATAGTTATGAGTCGGTAGTACGTCGTGATATTCAACGTTTAAAACAGTCACTCAGTGAAATGCAAGTTATTAATTTAGGTGCTACTGCGGTGGGTACAGGTATCAATTCAGTAGAAGGATATCGTGAACATGCTGTAACGCATTTAAGTCGTATAACGGGTAAATCCTTTGTGAGTGCAGAAGATTTAGTGGATGCAACCAAACATGTGGATGGATTTGCGAATGTCCATGGTTCATTAAAAACATTTGCAGTGGGATTGTCACGAATTTGTAATGATATCCGTATGATGGCATCAGGACCTAAGGTAGGGTTTAATGAGATATTTTTACCAGAAAAACAACCGGGAAGTTCAATAATGCCGGGTAAAGTTAATCCAGTAATTCCCGAAGTTGTGAATCAAGTATGTTTTCAAGTGATTGGTAATGATGCAACCGTTACTCTTGCGGCTGAAGCAGGACAAATGGAATTGAATGTTTTTGAACCAGTTCTATTCGATAACCTGTTTGAATCGCTTGAGATATTACGGCATGCATGCGCAACCTTACGCATCCACGCAATTCAAGACATTAAGGTCAATGAACATCGCATTCAAGATTATGTGGAACACTCTCTTGCGATGGCGACAGCACTCGTTAAGTATCTTGGCTATGAGAAAGTATCTGAAATTACGAAACAAGCTCTAAAAGAAAACAAATCACTAAAGACATTAGTGCTTGAACAAGGTTTGATGAGTGAAGCTGAAGTGGATGAAGCTTTAAAACCAGAATCGATGATTCATCCGCGATAAGCGTTAAAAAGGATTTTTTAGATGAAAAAACACAGTGTCTTAAACCTGTGTTTTTTCACAAAATAAAGGGGGGATTCTATGCGGAAATTGGGTTCGATTTTCACAATTTTGACGGCATTGCTTTTGTTTAGTATTACTTTTACACAGTTTGATCGCGGTTATAAAGCAAGTCAAAGAACGCTCTATAAACAAGAACAACTTAACCAATCAATCCAAACGGTAACGATGAGTTTGAGTATGGAACGGTTTCAAGGAGATCAAGCATCGTTTCTTAAGGCGCTTATAACGTTCTTACAAAATCACGATTACGACGCCTTGGTTAACATTCAAGATCGTTATACCAATAATTTCTATGTTTATACTGATCAAAGTGTGGCATGGAATCATTTAAAACTAAGTAGAGGACTTGATGATCTTAATTTTAAATCACAAGAAGAATATCGATTTATTTCAAACAGTACGCTTCAAAGCGAGGCGTATGCATACGTACTACCGTTTAATCGAAATGATAAACCACCTAAAAGTGATTCATACAATCCAGAGATAAACTATTATCCGCTTCACTTTTTGAATAAGACAGAAAATAAGACCGAAAACTTAATTGTCGGACTGGAAGTATTTGTGCAACCGGAAATGGTAACTCAATTTAAAACTGATTACTACAATGAATTTTTGCTTCCATATTTTCCCTGTTCAGATGTCAGTGCGAATGCTTATTGTGGCATGCTTATTACAACTGATAATACAGGAGTACAAATTCTTGATCAACTCATGCAGCTGAATGCTTTTACAAATCCACTTGAGTTTCCTAACTCATTATTAATCCTAACGATTGGTACCTTATTCACCATTCTTATGATGATTAACATGGAACAAAATCGTGAAATTACCATTCGTCACCTTCATGGGAATCGGTCGCTTCTTATTTTTAAGCGAATTTTTATGAAACCCGTGATGGCTTATATTGGTTTGTTTATGGGAACACTGATTGGACTAAGTATTTATAACGTGGGATTTATGAATACTGTTTCTTTACGGTATTTCCAGAATTTAGCTATTCTCACCGCAATTTATATCGGGTTTGTCATCATTACAACCATTTTGTTTTTCATATTTCAAACCGTTACCGTAAAAAGTATATTTTTAAAGAAACGCACAAAATCTAAAATTATGCAGATTGTCATTCCGAGTTTTAAAATCGTTGCGGTCGTCATCTTACTCATTCCGTTGGTTGGAATCTATGATACATATCAAAACATTCGTCGTTATCAAAGCGTTGTTTCTAGAAAACCTGAATTGCAATCAGGAATGATGATCAATTCAATTAATTATGGTTACGATACGACTTCGGTTGAAACAGATTTGTTTAATGTGAAAGTTTTTGAATTGGTGGAACGCTATGGCTTATCATATATCAACAATGAAGCAATGGTAGATCGTCATGATGACCTTGGATATATCATTACAAATCGAAATGCGTTAACGCATGAATCCATCATGACCCGTGATGGTCATGAACTTGATGTAAGCAGACTGGAAGCGAACACATTGCTTGTACCTGAAGGCAGTGATGATATGGCCGTTCCACACTTTAAAGTGGATACCATTCCGGTTCGAAAAACGCCTACTGTCGCAGCCATAAGTTACAATAACACTCAAAAAAGCATCCGTGATAATGCGCCCATTCTAATTGTGGTTACACCCGACTCAATGTTTGTGGAATGGATTGGGGATGGTTCTGTATTTACTTCTAAATCCAATCAAGCATCGTTTGACGCGATGATTGAAGCAATTTCAATGTGGAGTGATATGCCAGAAGTTACAAAATTGGAAGATGCGTATGAAACTACGATGACCCTGTATCAACATCAACAGTTTAAATTTTATGCAATGTTTGGTGCAACCGTGTCATTGATGATCTTATTTTCAACGTTAATATTTGAAATGTTTATTGATTTAAAAGGTATGGAAGTATCCGTACAGTATTTACAGGGGAAATATCGTTTAAAGCGCTATGGTAAGCTTGTGCTATGGAACATGATGTCATTAGTGCTTGGGTATGGTTTCACGCTTATTCATCGTAGTATTACGGCTACAGAAGTGAATCCTGCAATTTCATTGTATAGCCTCAGCGTATTATCACTTGTAGTGCTTATTACAGATTTAATGTGGATGATATATCAGATTCGAAAATTTGAAAAAGAAGTTATGTTGTATTTATTGAAAGGAGATTTAGGATGATTCAAATCGATAAAATTACGAAAACTTTTGGAAACCGTGTGATTCTCAAAGATTATTCTCTTGAGATTCATCAAAACAGTTTTACCGTTATTGCGGGACCCTCAGGTTCTGGAAAAAGCACACTTTTAAATATTATGGGACTTTTGGATGTACCCGATTCGGGTAATGTAACCCTTCTAGATCAACGAAATCTTAAACCATTCTCACGAAGTGCTTCCACGATGTTACGGAAACACATCGGTTACTTATTTCAAAATTTCGCACTGGTTCCTGAGAAAACCGTTGAATACAATTTGAAAATAGCAATGGAAGGGTATAAACATTCTAAAGACGCTATGATTGATGCATTAAAACAAGTAGGACTTCCCAATATTCTTGATCAATATGTTTACCAATGTTCTGGTGGTGAACAACAACGAATTGCGATAGCACGCTTATTGCTTAAACCTTGCGATTTGATTCTTGCAGATGAACCCACGGGAAGTTTGGATGAGGCAAATAAATATCTAATATTTGACCTGTTAAAAACATTACAAAAACTCGGGAAAACCTTAGTGATTGTTACACATGATCCTGATTTGATTGCGCAAGCAGACAATGTCATTTACTTAGAAACTTAAAGTAGACGACGCCAACTGTCGCTTATTCACGCTATACTTACAGTAAGGAGGTGGTTTGTATGAATATGGTCTTTGATTATGATAAAGAACCTTCACGGGATATATTATGCATTGATTGTAAGAGTTTTTATGCATCATGCGAAGCCGTTGCTCGGGGTTTAAATCCATTAAAAACAAAGTTAGTTGTGATGAGTTACCCCAGTGATAGTGTACGTGAACGAGGAAGTGGTTTGATTCTTGCCTCAAGTCCTATGGCTAAGAAAGCATTTGGAATCAGCAATGTAAGTCGCGCACGTGATTTACCGTTTCCATATCCCGAAGATCTCGTGATTGCTCCACCTAGGATGAATCTGTATATGACCGTTCATCGTCAAATCAATGAAATTTTTAGATGTTATGTTGATGATCAAAATGTTGCTACTTATTCTGTAGATGAAACATTTCTAGATGTGACAGATTCGTTATCCTATTTTAACTGCAAAACTGCTTATGAACTTGCAAAAATCATTCAAACCCATGTTTACAAGGATACTGGAATTTATACGACAGTGGGTATTGGTGACAATCCTTTACTTGCGAAGCTGGCTTTAGACAACGAAGCCAAGCATACTCGTGATATGAAAGCAGAATGGCGTTATGAAGATGTTGCATCGAAACTTTGGAAGATTGAAACGATTACAGATTTTTGGGGAATCGGAAGTCGTACGGCACTTCGACTTAAACGTATGGGAATCGATACAATCGAACAGCTCGCTCACGCAAACTATCATCACCTCAAAAAAGAAATGGGTGTGATTGGCATGCAACTGTATGCACACGCTTGGGGCATTGATCGTACCTTTCTTGGAGAACACTACATCCCAAAATCAAAATCGATTGGAAACTCACAAGTTTTAAACCGTGATTATACGAATAAACAAGAGATTATTGTTGTGATTCGCGAAATGGCTGACCAAGTGGCGACACGACTTCGTAAGGAAAACAAATACACAAAATGCATTGGCTTATGGATTGGTTATTCGCTAAGCTATATTGATGAAACCGGTAAAACCGGATTCAGTAAACAAGTGAAAATCGAAGCAACCAGCAACAGTGCCCGAATTGCGGAAGCGCTACTTCAAATTTTTGATCAGTATTACGACGTGCAAGTTGTACGAAATCTCGGTATTAATTGTACTCAACTGGAAAATCCTACCCAAGATCAATTAAGTCTTTTTGAACCTCTAGAAATCAAAGATCGCGATCGAAAACTCGATCAGGTGGTTGATGATGTTCGTAGCAAATTTGGATTTACGAAACTTGTATACGCAAGCAGTTTGACACAAGGAGGGCGTGCCATTGCGAGAAGCTCCTTAGTAGGTGGGCATGCTGGAGGCATGGAAGGTATTGAAAGTCGAGGTAGTGAAGATGACACGGAAGCGGACAAGAAAAACATTTACAAATTATAATGACTACCATGATCGTCGCTTCGGTTTAAAATGGGGAACGGCCTTTGCTTTATCAGAACTTACTAAAACAATCAATGAAGGCCAGGTTCAGGCAATGAAAAAAAATATTGAATTGCCACAAATGACCCAAGAGGAAATGGATTTGGTGCTTCAACATGCTTTTACGAAATCCTGTCGCATTAGTATCCAAGTAAACCTACGTGATGAAAACAATAATCTCATCGATACCATTACCGGTTCATTTACCGGCTACTCAGATCACATGTATCTTTATGTAGAAAATAACGTGATTAGTTGGGATGTTATCCGAAATATTTCTTTAGAAACCTAAGTGAATATAGATATATGATGATTAAAAGTACATCTTAACGGCACTATATCCGTTTGAATCGTATTGTGACAGTTATGTCAACTATTTCTTACACATATTATACAGTATGTGATTTTATGAGATGATACTAGGCTATAGAGACGAGACTCTTTAAGATTAAAACGTTGATGTTTCTATAGTGGGAGGCTGTAATGAAGCGATTTTTAGTAGTATCGTATTAAGTATTATGATGGTGATTGCATTCAGTAATCCATTCGTTTATGCGGACGATCTGACAAACACTTGAGAACTTGATCAAGTACTTCAAAACTATAATATTTTTTAGTTTTGGTATCACATCATAGCACCCATGTCGGATATTTATAGTCATGTAGGACACTTCGCAGGTTCTGTAATTACCAATAATTTTTGGAGTAAATCAGAAGCGCATTTTTATCCCTCTAAAAGGCCAATAATACCTGTTACACCAATCGACGCGGATGTCCCAGTCGTTCCAGAAGATCTAGTGGATTTAAGTA
This genomic stretch from Erysipelothrix rhusiopathiae harbors:
- a CDS encoding class II fumarate hydratase, yielding MSTFEDKFGKIDIPEGALWGVNTQRSLQNFPIGQETMPESLIEALIVLKKVSAKVHRVHHKMDEDIAKVIVEACDYLLDGDLKEAFPLSIWQTGSGTQTNMNVNEVIAHLANTRFHGHHVHPNDHVNQGQSSNDIFPSAMHISTVLLVKNSLMLSLEDMIETFDALIDQYGLVMKTGRTHLQDATPITFGQELGAWRHMYQEGLDQLNQCLESLQPLAMGATAVGTGLNSYEGFDQAICDELNQMYHESFRPSVNKFHAISSKDSFVFLQGALAAIASNSLKMANDIRFLASGPRCGLGEISMPENEAGSSIMPGKVNPTQCEALMMVCAQVMGNQTAVTVGAALGNFQLNTFMPLIIHNTTQSICLLSDALNSFNLRCLQGIEVDKEKMSDNLHKSLMTATFLNRKFGYDHTAKIVNQAHQEGKSIKTVVVESGAMGDDEFDAFFDYQKMIQPD
- a CDS encoding aspartate ammonia-lyase, producing MKNQNVRIEYDSLGSVKVPKDALYGAQTVRALQNFQITGRHVNDMMYLALAQVKKACALANKSVGELDGPRCDAIVFACDEIISGKYKEAFITDAIQGGAGTSMNMNVNEIIANRAAQILNRPIGVYDYIHPNDHVNRAQSTNDIIPTAGKLTVLNLGLLLVEEMIFLADTFHAKALEFSNIIKVGRTHLQDAVLISMGQVFHSYESVVRRDIQRLKQSLSEMQVINLGATAVGTGINSVEGYREHAVTHLSRITGKSFVSAEDLVDATKHVDGFANVHGSLKTFAVGLSRICNDIRMMASGPKVGFNEIFLPEKQPGSSIMPGKVNPVIPEVVNQVCFQVIGNDATVTLAAEAGQMELNVFEPVLFDNLFESLEILRHACATLRIHAIQDIKVNEHRIQDYVEHSLAMATALVKYLGYEKVSEITKQALKENKSLKTLVLEQGLMSEAEVDEALKPESMIHPR
- a CDS encoding ATP-binding cassette domain-containing protein, with the protein product MIQIDKITKTFGNRVILKDYSLEIHQNSFTVIAGPSGSGKSTLLNIMGLLDVPDSGNVTLLDQRNLKPFSRSASTMLRKHIGYLFQNFALVPEKTVEYNLKIAMEGYKHSKDAMIDALKQVGLPNILDQYVYQCSGGEQQRIAIARLLLKPCDLILADEPTGSLDEANKYLIFDLLKTLQKLGKTLVIVTHDPDLIAQADNVIYLET
- a CDS encoding Y-family DNA polymerase codes for the protein MNMVFDYDKEPSRDILCIDCKSFYASCEAVARGLNPLKTKLVVMSYPSDSVRERGSGLILASSPMAKKAFGISNVSRARDLPFPYPEDLVIAPPRMNLYMTVHRQINEIFRCYVDDQNVATYSVDETFLDVTDSLSYFNCKTAYELAKIIQTHVYKDTGIYTTVGIGDNPLLAKLALDNEAKHTRDMKAEWRYEDVASKLWKIETITDFWGIGSRTALRLKRMGIDTIEQLAHANYHHLKKEMGVIGMQLYAHAWGIDRTFLGEHYIPKSKSIGNSQVLNRDYTNKQEIIVVIREMADQVATRLRKENKYTKCIGLWIGYSLSYIDETGKTGFSKQVKIEATSNSARIAEALLQIFDQYYDVQVVRNLGINCTQLENPTQDQLSLFEPLEIKDRDRKLDQVVDDVRSKFGFTKLVYASSLTQGGRAIARSSLVGGHAGGMEGIESRGSEDDTEADKKNIYKL